A window of [Ruminococcus] lactaris ATCC 29176 genomic DNA:
AGAGGTGCTACCATATGTATATGAATACCGGTTATTTAAACCACTCCCATATGGATTTCAAAGACAAAAGTCGCCCACTGGTTGTAGGTAGCTGTGGTACCTACCGTCTTTCCAGACATCCCAAACTTCCTACCTACCGTCCAAGGGGTCGTCTGGATTATCAGATTATATATATCACTGCTGGTTGTGGGCATTTTCATTTTGATAATGTAGATGACGAAACGATTGTTCCAGCTGGTAACATTGTACTGTACAGACCAAAAGAACTCCAAAAATATGAATATTACGGAGAAGATAAGACAGAAGTATACTGGATTCATTTCACAGGAAGCAATGTAAAAAATATCTTACGTCAATATGGGTTTCCAGATAAAGAACGTGTCTTTCAAGTGGGTACATCTAATGAATATGAACAAATTTTCAAACGTATCATTATCGAGCTCCAACGCTGTCAAGAGAATTATGAGGAAATGCTTGTCCTTTTGCTGCGTCATCTTCTGATTAGTTTCCACCGGGAACTGACAAGAGAGCACATATTAAAAAATGAATATCTTGATCATGAGATGGATAATGCTGTTACCTTTTTCAGTGAAAACTACAATCAAAATATCAATATTGATGATTATGCTGCCTCACGAGGCATGAGTGTCAGCTGGTTTATCCGAAATTTCAAAAAATATACCGGTTCTACACCAATGCAATTCATTGTGGGAATCCGGATCAACAATGCTCAGATGTTACTTGAAACAACAACTTATTCCATCAATGAGATTTCTAAGATTGTCGGATATGATAACCAGCTTTATTTCAGTCGGCTTTTTCACAAGCTGAAAGGGTATTCACCCAGAGAGTACCGAAAAATAAGGAACAAGTTCTGATATCCATAATGTCATAAAATTCATTTTTTAGAGAGTGCCACCAAATCATCAAAGTAATGATTATGTGACACCCTCTTCTTTTGTTATTCTTATCTTAATGGTACCTTTTCCGGTATTCTTTACAACCTGTTCCGAAGTTCTCCCGGTCTTGATGGTTCTTTTATCCCGTTCAATGGTCTTGATTTT
This region includes:
- a CDS encoding AraC family transcriptional regulator, with protein sequence MYMNTGYLNHSHMDFKDKSRPLVVGSCGTYRLSRHPKLPTYRPRGRLDYQIIYITAGCGHFHFDNVDDETIVPAGNIVLYRPKELQKYEYYGEDKTEVYWIHFTGSNVKNILRQYGFPDKERVFQVGTSNEYEQIFKRIIIELQRCQENYEEMLVLLLRHLLISFHRELTREHILKNEYLDHEMDNAVTFFSENYNQNINIDDYAASRGMSVSWFIRNFKKYTGSTPMQFIVGIRINNAQMLLETTTYSINEISKIVGYDNQLYFSRLFHKLKGYSPREYRKIRNKF